A DNA window from Hordeum vulgare subsp. vulgare chromosome 1H, MorexV3_pseudomolecules_assembly, whole genome shotgun sequence contains the following coding sequences:
- the LOC123403985 gene encoding disease resistance protein Pik-2-like yields MEATALSIGKSVLDGALGYAKSALAEEVALQLGVRQDQVFITNELEMMQAFLMAAHEERFDDDRVVKVWVKQVRDVAYDVEDTLQEFAVRLKKQSWWRICRTLQDRRRVAKQMKDLRANVEDVSQRNMRYNLIKGPGSKAATFGDNSGITSAKMSAMDEGKRQHDKAKVDLIRLINKKDDNLRVIAVSGTSTGHLEKMSVIKSAYEDRNVHMKFECRAWITGFMCPFSLSEFLRRIIEQFHVNFLQGTGDKGKTTLEIPVLRRMGMMNEDDLVDEFTKYLSEKKYLIVLNGINTIKDWAHLKPCFRDSKKGSRIIVSAEQVGVASLCVGPDDAAPEYMRFFADENIYAFYEKGSQDGTDSMEAVSTSNADTASGDSSANMKTLNRTPTLLAAFKESKLIGRETEKREIVKLVTNVDSRQLEVISVWGMGGLGKTTLVRDVYQSQDLSREFEKRACVTVLRPFDLDALLKDLATQFGYNGVSEMDTKLAGHKYLIVLDDLSSNAEWDIIIPHFPAMETSSRIIVTTRVKGIAIHCSRKHENVYELQSLGHSSALDLFTEKVFGKTTNFYEQYPELSEPANLILKKCSGLPLAIVTIGGFLSNQTKSSLEWRRLNERMSTELEMNPELGYIRTVLMRSYDGLPYHLKSCFLYMPIFPEDYKVGRGRLARRWSAEGYSRGVRGKSAEEIADGYFMELISRSMILPSQQSILGRNGIGSCQVHDLIREIGVSKSMEENLVFTLEEGCSSNSQAMVRHLAISSNWEGDKNEFESTVDMSRLRSITCFGKWKSFFVFDKMRLLRVLDLEDTAGLYPHNLKDIGKLLHLRYLSLRGCGDISYLPDLLGNLRQLETLDVRDTWIVQLPKSIIKLRKLNYLRTSRKPANDDIEEVVGLPEEINNRPCELCVIMGICCLGCCAVQCIADIDLNSYDICTTFCCYGFPAVAMRLDLYGVLVPRGMRKLKNLHTLAVVNIGRQGKLILKDIEGLTQLRKLGVTGVNKVNGQELCSAIVGLSRLESLSIRSEGEPGLCGCLDGDFSFPETLQSLKLYGNLAKLPEWIQGLKNLVTLKLRSSRITEHDAAIQILGNLSNLVFLHLLEKSLVGEEVRLSFQKGMFPSLVVLELSMGYGTRLKSVKFEQKTTPRLEVLQFRQTAYIDSGFLSGLFSLASLKEVVLQHGYFGSELEYLRTELTKNPNLPVVKWVF; encoded by the exons ATGGAGGCCACGGCGCTCAGCATTGGAAAGTCCGTGCTGGATGGAGCGCTTGGCTATGCCAAATCCGCTCTCGCGGAGGAGGTGGCTCTGCAACTTGGAGTCCGGCAAGATCAAGTCTTCATCACCAACGAGCTCGAGATGATGCAGGCTTTCCTTATGGCCGCCCACGAAGAGAGATTCGATGACGACAGGGTCGTCAAGGTGTGGGTGAAGCAAGTCCGGGACGTGGCCTATGACGTCGAGGACACCCTCCAGGAATTCGCAGTCCGCCTCAAAAAGCAGTCTTGGTGGCGTATCTGTCGCACACTTCAAGATCGGCGTCGTGTGGCCAAGCAGATGAAGGATCTCAGAGCCAATGTGGAGGATGTCAGCCAGAGGAACATgcgctacaacctcatcaagggcCCTGGCTCAAAGGCTGCCACTTTTGGTGACAACTCTGGCATCACTAGTGCAAAGATGTCTGCCATGGATGAAGGGAAGCGGCAACATGATAAAGCTAAAGTAGATCTGATTCGTTTGATCAACAAGAAGGATGACAACCTTAGAGTCATCGCTGTGTCTGGGACAAGTACTGGCCATCTTGAGAAGATGTCCGTCATTAAAAGTGCCTATGAAGATCGAAATGTACACATGAAGTTTGAGTGCCGAGCCTGGATCACTGGGTTCATGTGTCCTTTCAGTTTATCTGAGTTCCTGCGAAGAATTATAGAACAGTTTCATGTAAATTTTCTTCAGGGAACAGGGGACAAAGGAAAAACAACGTTAGAGATACCAGTACTGAGGAGGATGGGGATGATGAATGAAGATGATTTGGTTGATGAGTTCACGAAATATTTGAGTGAGAAGAAGTATCTGATTGTACTTAATGGCATAAACACCATTAAAGACTGGGCTCACCTTAAGCCATGCTTCCGGGATAGCAAGAAAGGAAGCCGCATCATAGTGTCCGCAGAGCAAGTTGGAGTTGCAAGCTTATGTGTTGGACCAGATGATGCAGCGCCAGAGTATATGCGGTTTTTTGCCGATGAGAATATTTACGCTTTCTACGAAAAG GGTTCCCAAGATGGCACAGATTCAATGGAGGCCGTGTCTACTTCAAATGCGGATACTGCCAGTGGTGACAGCTCCGCCAATATGAAGACACTCAATCGCACACCGACCTTGCTCGCAGCTTTCAAGGAATCCAAGCTTATTGGGCGAGAGACTGAAAAAAGAGAAATTGTTAAATTGGTTACAAATGTAGACAGCCGACAACTTGAAGTGATCAGTGTGTGGGGAATGGGTGGTCTTGGAAAAACCACACTAGTCAGAGATGTCTACCAAAGTCAAGACCTCAGCAGGGAGTTTGAGAAGCGTGCTTGTGTGACAGTTTTGCGTCCTTTCGATCTTGACGCTCTCCTCAAGGATTTAGCTACACAGTTTGGCTACAACGGTGTCTCAGAAATGGATACAAAATTAGCAGGACATAAATACTTGATTGTTCTTGATGATCTATCGTCCAATGCCGAATGGGACATTATAATACCACATTTTCCTGCGatggaaacatcaagccggatcatAGTCACCACAAGGGTAAAGGGTATTGCTATACACTGTTCAAGGAAACATGAAAATGTGTACGAGCTGCAAAGTCTAGGACATAGCAGTGCACTTGACCTCTTCACCGAAAAG GTATTTGGGAAGACTACCAATTTCTATGAGCAATATCCTGAATTGTCTGAACCAGCAAATCTGATCCTAAAAAAATGCAGCGGACTTCCACTTGCAATAGTCACCATAGGTGGATTCTTGTCGAACCAGACTAAATCCTCTCTGGAATGGAGGAGATTGAATGAGCGTATGAGCACTGAGTTGGAGATGAATCCAGAACTTGGGTATATAAGGACCGTCCTTatgagaagctatgatggattacCTTATCACCTCAAGTCTTGTTTCCTATATATGCCCATCTTTCCTGAAGATTACAAGGTTGGAAGGGGACGCTTGGCACGTCGGTGGAGTGCAGAGGGTTACTCAAGGGGGGTGCGTGGTAAGTCCGCGGAGGAAATAGCGGATGGCTACTTCATGGAACTTATAAGTAGGAGTATGATCCTACCATCTCAACAATCAATTCTTGGTAGAAATGGAATTGGTTCCTGCCAAGTCCATGATCTTATCCGTGAAATTGGTGTCTCCAAGTCGATGGAAGAAAATCTTGTTTTTACACTGGAGGAAGGTTGCAGCTCAAATAGCCAGGCCATGGTGCGCCACCTGGCTATAAGCAGCAACTGGGAGGGAGATAAGAATGAGTTTGAGAGCACAGTGGACATGTCCCGTCTACGGTCAATTACATGTTTTGGAAAGTGGAAGTCATTTTTTGTTTTTGACAAGATGAGGTTGCTACGAGTGCTAGACCTGGAAGACACGGCAGGTCTATATCCTCATAACCTTAAGGATATTGGGAAGCTTCTTCACCTAAGATATCTTTCTCTAAGAggatgtggtgatatttcttaccTGCCAGATTTACTGGGCAACCTGAGGCAACTCGAGACGCTAGATGTCAGAGATACTTGGATTGTCCAGTTGCCAAAGAGCATCATCAAGCTTCGGAAGCTAAACTATCTTCGAACTAGCAGAAAACCGGCTAATGATGATATCGAAGAAGTTGTGGGCTTACCCGAGGAAATAAATAACCGCCCATGCGAGTTGTGTGTCATTATGGGGATATGTTGTTTAGGGTGTTGTGCAGTTCAGTGTATTGCTGATATTGATTTAAACAGTTATGACATATGCACTACCTTTTGCTGCTATGGCTTTCCTGCTGTGGCTATGCGGCTCGACTTGTATGGTGTGCTAGTGCCCAGAGGGATGAGAAAACTTAAAAACCTGCACACACTGGCTGTTGTGAACATCGGACGGCAAGGGAAGCTCATACTAAAGGACATAGAAGGACTCACCCAACTGCGCAAGTTGGGAGTGACTGGCGTCAATAAGGTAAATGGCCAAGAGTTGTGTTCGGCAATTGTTGGCCTGAGCCGCCTGGAATCTTTGTCAATCCGGTCAGAGGGGGAGCCAGGTTTATGTGGCTGCTTGGATGGAGACTTCTCGTTTCCGGAGACACTTCAGAGCCTCAAGCTGTATGGCAACCTGGCCAAACTGCCGGAATGGATCCAGGGGCTCAAGAATCTGGTTACGCTGAAGCTGCGGAGCTCCAGGATAACAGAGCACGATGCTGCCATACAAATCCTTGGGAATCTATCCAATCTGGTGTTCCTGCATCTGTTGGAGAAGTCACTCGTGGGTGAAGAGGTCCGTCTCAGTTTCCAGAAGGGGATGTTCCCGAGCCTGGTGGTGTTGGAGCTGAGCATGGGATACGGAACAAGACTCAAGTCCGTCAAGTTTGAACAAAAAACAACCCCGAGGCTTGAGGTGCTCCAGTTTCGTCAGACTGCATACATCGACAGTGGTTTCCTTTCAGGGCTATTCTCTCTAGCTAGCTTAAAGGAAGTTGTGCTACAACATGGCTACTTTGGTTCCGAATTGGAATACCTGAGGACCGAGCTCACCAAGAACCCAAATCTACCCGTGGTGAAGTGGGTCTTTTAA
- the LOC123403996 gene encoding glycosyltransferase BC10-like has protein sequence MAFALGIASNFLLRFLPATATMIQLIAADLSVPALVLRPPSLRLLGDDNAKESGSNGGNESWRMVMLHNMTDDELLLAASMAPRISSLVQGAPKVAFMFLVRGELPLAPLWERFFHGHTGLFSVYVHPDPSYLGSPEKGSVFYGRRVPSKEARWGQSSIVEAERRLLANALLDTTNEHFVLLSETCIPLYNFTTVYSYLMHSTGATSFIDLFDNASSRGRYKRAMAPAITPAQWRKGSQWFAVDRSLALRVIEDVTYFPVFQRHCSAPCIMDEHYLPTFVAASRCNGNANRTLTYTRWTRGPHPDSYNEVSVGLLEGMRINKNCTDGGGNTSVCYLFARKFPSRALPELLRLAPRVMRFG, from the exons ATGGCCTTTGCGCTCGGCATCGCGTCCAACTTTCTCCTCCGCTTCCTCCCCGCAACCGCGACCATGATCCAGCTCATTGCCGCCGACCTCTCCGTGCCAGCACTTGTGCTGCGGCCGCCTTCGCTGCGGCTGCTCGGCGACGACAATGCCAAAGAGAGTGGAAGCAATGGTGGCAACGAAAGCTGGCGCATGGTGATGCTGCACAACATGACGGACGACGAGTTGCTGCTGGCGGCATCCATGGCTCCACGGATCAGCTCCCTGGTGCAAGGCGCGCCCAAGGTTGCGTTCATGTTCCTCGTGCGTGGTGAGCTTCCACTGGCGCCACTGTGGGAGAGGTTCTTCCACGGGCACACAGGACTATTTTCGGTTTACGTGCACCCTGATCCGTCCTACCTCGGCTCGCCGGAGAAGGGGTCAGTCTTCTACGGCCGCCGGGTGCCCAGCAAG GAAGCTCGTTGGGGGCAATCAAGCATAGTGGAGGCCGAGCGCCGGCTACTCGCAAACGCTCTACTCGACACCACGAACGAACACTTCGTCTTACTATCTGAGACATGCATCCCTCTCTACAACTTCACCACGGTCTACTCCTACCTCATGCATTCCACTGGTGCCACCTCCTTCATCGACCTCTTTGACAACGCGAGTTCTCGCGGACGCTATAAAAGAGCCATGGCCCCAGCCATCACGCCTGCTCAGTGGCGTAAGGGCTCCCAGTGGTTTGCTGTCGACCGGAGCCTCGCACTCCGGGTCATTGAAGACGTGACCTACTTCCCGGTTTTCCAACGCCACTGCAGTGCACCTTGCATCATGGATGAGCATTATCTGCCAACATTTGTCGCCGCCTCTAGGTGCAATGGGAATGCAAATCGTACACTAACATACACCCGATGGACGAGGGGACCACATCCTGATAGCTATAACGAAGTAAGTGTTGGTCTTCTTGAGGGAATGAGGATCAACAAGAACTGCACCGATGGTGGAGGGAACACATCGGTTTGCTACCTCTTTGCCAGGAAGTTTCCATCACGCGCGTTGCCGGAGCTGCTCAGGCTGGCGCCCAGAGTCATGCGATTTGGGTGA
- the LOC123404005 gene encoding uncharacterized protein LOC123404005: MASFTRAISGLAVKKMRKNQRGFNPVIKVGLKPTPTAEEAQGRGIMSTKYQLAIAAAKELGQLGQPYNRLKEKHDDLQYYTYGCDDGGTSEDLEWHVRQTIVPQIIQQLLTKRYLLVVENLEWPIEPGSLALEDVGLPPPSWAYSQWLISTTSRDVYNKSKSQDDRVISILSDDLVVVLIIYAMHQSAEHIHSVMHQGSKEYWHRISLDCFHYAMTLFVGHSQVVDVTSEELIHQWATQGVIPQPHMTIKEDEETNTISSKCSHMHRVGRVILEAFHKYSLLQLPFSPATEAYEASNTGAQFFLYHGLIAESITPDELFDNKKKWISFNGDHGWHVSREWLRPEETRGPTTLILRGCSHQSLILSKLDSFLPKLCFLRVLDISYTPIKSLPSSIGCLTNLRLLSLRGCHGLKTLSYSSTISPTNTSTNTTSNSPLSTLYLLEILDMNGVPFSHLTQDVANQKWNLIHLDMSYSEITTFPPDFFEDMSNLEELILTSCSNLVELPPSMASLSSLTTLVVIGTQIKYFPKKIFEEMQKLQSLKLIDNKNLVSLTRQTSRVQRMKLEGHPSLISFMLIGAPHIRHLSLRGCKKLESIEIKNLGALEELDLSGTAIKELPADIPNIPQLRRLLLLGVPSLRRFPWHRLDRLPAVFYLDHSSEENGNHSNQISHVCVTDPKFFHSFRNTVVDLVREGRFLQSFYVRVAPCITNSMHLQDEEGMLSSMLQELVKKESTYVDVYGSFYADEIAMVPPVTIPLRRSERHMEITGKQSTLDGLRYLLITTKSITVTCASSIDYFSREIDFQELEECELHRCHKMTKVFYETNGLKNLLNLHVCDLKSLDSLCAQYYHYTFSSLEHLHLEDCPRLEHVVPHIATLPCLKTLDILFCYNLKTIFISSYTEDDTYQLPCLQRIRLQELPLLQHFHTKDATITTPVWKDLHVRGCWSLRRLPLLEGLQPEIVKVNGERSWWSKLQWGSPLHRDNYDPKLPPEFASFDERAEMSSYLR; encoded by the coding sequence ATGGCTTCATTCACACGAGCCATATCAGGTCTGGCCGTGAAGAAAATGCGTAAGAATCAACGAGGATTCAATCCCGTGATAAAGGTGGGTCTGAAGCCCACGCCGACGGCAGAGGAAGCCCAAGGAAGAGGCATCATGAGCACAAAGTATCAATTGGCCATCGCTGCAGCAAAGGAGCTCGGTCAGCTCGGCCAACCATACAACAGGCTCAAAGAAAAGCACGACGACCTACAGTACTACACCTACGGGTGCGATGACGGTGGTACCTCTGAAGATTTGGAATGGCACGTGCGGCAAACTATAGTTCctcagatcatccaacaactcttAACCAAGAGGTACTTGCTAGTGGTTGAGAACCTCGAGTGGCCCATTGAGCCTGGCAGTTTAGCACTAGAAGATGTCGGGCTTCCTCCACCTAGCTGGGCATATTCTCAGTGGCTCATCTCGACGACTTCTCGTGATGTCTACAATAAGAGCAAGTCACAAGATGATCGAGTTATATCCATTCTATCAGATGACCTGGTTGTCGTGCTTATCATCTATGCAATGCATCAATCAGCGGAGCACATACACAGTGTGATGCATCAAGGAAGCAAGGAGTACTGGCATCGCATATCCCTCGACTGCTTCCACTATGCCATGACGCTGTTTGTTGGACATTCACAAGTGGTGGATGTTACCTCGGAGGAGCTCATCCACCAGTGGGCCACCCAAGGCGTCATCCCGCAGCCTCATATGACCATCAAGGAAGACGAAGAAACCAATACCATCAGCAGCAAATGTTCCCATATGCATCGAGTTGGAAGGGTCATCCTTGAAGCATTTCACAAGTACTCCTTGTTGCAGCTACCTTTTTCTCCTGCTACTGAAGCTTATGAAGCCTCCAATACCGGCGCACAATTCTTTCTATACCACGGCCTCATTGCAGAAAGCATCACacctgatgaactctttgataacaAGAAGAAATGGATTTCCTTCAATGGTGACCATGGATGGCATGTAAGCCGAGAATGGTTGAGACCAGAGGAAACAAGGGGCCCAACTACACTTATTCTAAGAGGCTGCTCACATCAATCACTCATACTTTCCAAGCTGGACAGTTTCTTGCCCAAGCTTTGTTTTCTTCGTGTTCTTGATATCTCCTATACTCCAATAAAATCACTCCCTTCATCCATAGGTTGCCTAACAAACCTTCGGCTGCTTTCCCTCAGAGGCTGTCATGGTTTAAAAACTCTTTCTTATTCATCCACAATTAGTCCCACGAACACATCAACAAATACTACTTCAAACTCACCATTATCGACTCTATACCTGCTTGAAATTCTTGATATGAATGGAGTTCCTTTTTCCCATCTGACACAAGATGTAGCCAACCAAAAGTGGAATTTAATACATCTGGACATGTCCTATTCAGAAATAACTACTTTCCCCCCCGATTTCTTCGAGGACATGTCAAACCTTGAAGAGCTTATCCTGACCAGTTGCTCCAACCTTGTGGAGCTAcctccttccatggcttctctaTCCAGCTTAACGACCCTTGTGGTCATTGGGACTCAAATAAAATATTTTCCGAAAAAGATATTTGAAGAAATGCAGAAGCTGCAGTCGCTCAAGCTCATTGACAACAAGAACTTGGTGTCACTCACAAGACAAACCTCTAGGGTCCAAAGAATGAAATTGGAAGGGCATCCTAGCCTTATATCCTTCATGCTAATTGGCGCACCTCACATAAGGCACTTGTCTTTGCGAGGATGTAAAAAACTTGAGTCGATCGAGATCAAGAATCTTGGTGCTTTGGAGGAGCTAGATTTGTCTGGTACAGCTATCAAGGAGCTCCCTGCTGACATCCCTAATATTCCCCAGCTTAGGCGATTGCTCTTGCTTGGTGTTCCTTCCTTGAGGCGATTTCCTTGGCATAGGCTGGACCGACTCCCGGCTGTGTTTTACTTGGAtcattcttcagaagaaaatggcAATCATTCTAATCAGATTTCCCATGTGTGTGTTACTGACCCCAAGTTCTTCCATAGCTTCCGTAACACTGTTGTCGATTTAGTAAGAGAAGGACGGTTTCTCCAATCATTCTATGTTCGTGTCGCACCATGCATTACAAACAGCATGCATCTGCAAGATGAAGAAGGCATGCTCAGTAGCATGTTGCAGGAGTTAGTGAAGAAGGAATCAACTTATGTGGATGTGTACGGAAGCTTTTATGCAGACGAAATTGCAATGGTGCCACCGGTTACGATTCCCCTTCGCCGAAGTGAGCGCCACATGGAGATCACTGGGAAGCAGTCCACACTTGATGGTTTAAGGTATCTTCTAATTACCACCAAATCAATAACGGTGACATGTGCTTCTTCTATCGACTATTTTTCTCGGGAGATCGATTTTCAAGAGCTGGAAGAATGCGAGCTACATCGGTGCCATAAAATGACAAAGGTTTTCTATGAAACCAATGGCTTAAAAAATCTATTGAATCTGCATGTTTGTGACCTCAAAAGTCTAGACTCGTTATGTGCACAATACTACCATTATACCTTCAGTTCACTGGAGCACCTGCACTTGGAGGACTGCCCAAGATTGGAGCATGTGGTGCCACATATAGCAACTCTGCCATGCCTCAAGACACTTGACATCCTGTTCTGCTACAACCTCAAGACAATTTTCATCAGCAGTTATACGGAAGATGATACTTATCAGCTGCCATGCCTCCAAAGGATACGTCTCCAGGAGTTGCCACTCCTACAACACTTCCACACCAAGGACGCTACCATCACAACACCTGTGTGGAAGGATCTCCATGTTCGGGGGTGCTGGAGCCTCCGACGCCTCCCACTCCTAGAAGGACTCCAGCCGGAGATAGTGAAGGTGAACGGGGaaaggagctggtggagcaagctcCAGTGGGGCTCACCCCTGCACCGCGACAACTACGACCCCAAGCTTCCCCCGGAGTTCGCCTCCTTCGACGAGCGCGCCGAGATGAGCAGCTACCTCAGATGA